A genomic window from Quercus lobata isolate SW786 chromosome 10, ValleyOak3.0 Primary Assembly, whole genome shotgun sequence includes:
- the LOC115962458 gene encoding probable fatty acyl-CoA reductase 4 isoform X1 codes for MELEGILQFFENKTILVTGTTGFLAKVFVEKILRVQPNVKRFSLLVRASNNQAATQRFREEVIKKDIFRILRNNLGANLESFIFERVTPISGDISYENFGIKDSILIEEMWKDIDIVLNSAATTNFDERAKLYGWPNTYVYTKALGEMLLEQFHQNLPLAIVRPTMVTSTYKEPFSGWIEGARTIDGVITAFGKGRLKSFLGHPNSILDVIPADMVVNSIIMAMVTHANKSSQIIFHVGSSLRNPMKLPSLSDLISLYFTQNPWIDRNGKSIKVSKLIVFSNIATFQAYMAIRYKLPLKVLWLANLMLCQYYREIRINLNRKVRVVMRMVDLYKPYAFFTGSFDDSNTENLRVAIRESDVDVNLFYFDPRCIDWEDYIMNTHIPGLTKYSMKP; via the exons ATGGAATTGGAAGGTATACTCCAATTTTTTGAGAACAAGACTATTTTAGTCACTGGAACCACAGGCTTTCTAGCcaaag TGTTTGTGGAGAAAATACTAAGGGTTCAACCAAATGTGAAAAGGTTCTCTCTTCTTGTGAGAGCTTCCAATAATCAGGCTGCTACACAACGCTTTCGTGAAGAG GTGATTAAAAAGGACATATTTAGGATTCTAAGAAATAATTTGGGTGCAAATCTAGAATCCTTTATATTTGAAAGGGTTACTCCTATCTCTGGTGACATTAGTTATGAGAATTTTGGAATCAAAGATTCTATATTAATAGAAGAGATGTGGAAAGATATAGACATCGTCTTAAATTCTGCTGCTACAACAAACTTTGATGAAAG GGCAAAACTATATGGATGGCCAAACACCTATGTATATACAAAGGCATTGGGGGAAATGCTTTTAGAACAATTTCATCAGAATCTGCCCTTGGCTATCGTACGTCCCACCATGGTAACCAGTACTTACAAAGAACCATTTTCAGGTTGGATTGAAGGTGCAAG AACCATAGATGGTGTAATTACTGCCTTCGGTAAAGGGAGATTGAAAAGCTTTCTTGGCCATCCTAATTCAATCTTAGATGTT ATACCAGCAGACATGGTGGTAAATTCTATTATTATGGCCATGGTGACTCATGCAAATAAGTCTTCTCAGATCATCTTCCATGTGGGTTCTTCATTGAGAAATCCGATGAAACTCCCTAGTCTTTCAGATTTAATCTCTCTGTATTTCACTCAAAATCCATGGATTGATAGAAATGGAAAGTCAATCAAAGTCAGCAAGTTGATAGTCTTTAGCAATATTGCTACGTTTCAAGCATACATGGCTATTCGATATAAACTGCCGTTGAAG GTGTTGTGGTTAGCAAATCTGATGCTTTGCCAGTATTATCGGGAAATACGTATTAATCTTAACCGGAAGGTCAGAGTAGTGATGCGAATGGTTGACCTCTACAAACCATATGCATTTTTTACAGGCAG CTTTGATGACTCTAACACAGAAAATCTAAGAGTGGCGATAAGAGAGAGTGATGTCGATGTAAATTTGTTTTACTTTGACCCAAGGTGCATTGACTGGGAAGACTACATTATGAACACTCATATTCCTGGCCTGACAAAGTACTCAATGAAACCATAA
- the LOC115962458 gene encoding alcohol-forming fatty acyl-CoA reductase-like isoform X5 yields MEDTPKGTSRLVINAEKEVVEEYLGRLRVQGATNEEITSTMKDLGIKRAKLYGWPNTYVYTKALGEMLLEQFHQNLPLAIVRPTMVTSTYKEPFSGWIEGARTIDGVITAFGKGRLKSFLGHPNSILDVIPADMVVNSIIMAMVTHANKSSQIIFHVGSSLRNPMKLPSLSDLISLYFTQNPWIDRNGKSIKVSKLIVFSNIATFQAYMAIRYKLPLKVLWLANLMLCQYYREIRINLNRKVRVVMRMVDLYKPYAFFTGSFDDSNTENLRVAIRESDVDVNLFYFDPRCIDWEDYIMNTHIPGLTKYSMKP; encoded by the exons ATGGAAGACACGCCAAAGGGAACCTCAAGATTAGTTATCAATGCCGAAAAAGAAGTTGTGGAGGAATACCTAGGTAGATTACGAGTGCAAGGTGCCACGAATGAAGAGATCACATCCACCATGAAGGATTTGGGCATTAAAAG GGCAAAACTATATGGATGGCCAAACACCTATGTATATACAAAGGCATTGGGGGAAATGCTTTTAGAACAATTTCATCAGAATCTGCCCTTGGCTATCGTACGTCCCACCATGGTAACCAGTACTTACAAAGAACCATTTTCAGGTTGGATTGAAGGTGCAAG AACCATAGATGGTGTAATTACTGCCTTCGGTAAAGGGAGATTGAAAAGCTTTCTTGGCCATCCTAATTCAATCTTAGATGTT ATACCAGCAGACATGGTGGTAAATTCTATTATTATGGCCATGGTGACTCATGCAAATAAGTCTTCTCAGATCATCTTCCATGTGGGTTCTTCATTGAGAAATCCGATGAAACTCCCTAGTCTTTCAGATTTAATCTCTCTGTATTTCACTCAAAATCCATGGATTGATAGAAATGGAAAGTCAATCAAAGTCAGCAAGTTGATAGTCTTTAGCAATATTGCTACGTTTCAAGCATACATGGCTATTCGATATAAACTGCCGTTGAAG GTGTTGTGGTTAGCAAATCTGATGCTTTGCCAGTATTATCGGGAAATACGTATTAATCTTAACCGGAAGGTCAGAGTAGTGATGCGAATGGTTGACCTCTACAAACCATATGCATTTTTTACAGGCAG CTTTGATGACTCTAACACAGAAAATCTAAGAGTGGCGATAAGAGAGAGTGATGTCGATGTAAATTTGTTTTACTTTGACCCAAGGTGCATTGACTGGGAAGACTACATTATGAACACTCATATTCCTGGCCTGACAAAGTACTCAATGAAACCATAA
- the LOC115962458 gene encoding alcohol-forming fatty acyl-CoA reductase-like isoform X4 has translation MNGKIESLPEHHGDTRIRYISRYSRYNPVFPGIWSGKKQPCFGTGLGAGMVNTAVPAIRAKLYGWPNTYVYTKALGEMLLEQFHQNLPLAIVRPTMVTSTYKEPFSGWIEGARTIDGVITAFGKGRLKSFLGHPNSILDVIPADMVVNSIIMAMVTHANKSSQIIFHVGSSLRNPMKLPSLSDLISLYFTQNPWIDRNGKSIKVSKLIVFSNIATFQAYMAIRYKLPLKVLWLANLMLCQYYREIRINLNRKVRVVMRMVDLYKPYAFFTGSFDDSNTENLRVAIRESDVDVNLFYFDPRCIDWEDYIMNTHIPGLTKYSMKP, from the exons ATGAACGGAAAAATAGAGTCACTACCAGAACATCACGGCGACA ccaGAATCCGATATATTTCCCGGTATTCCCGGTACAATCCGGTATTCCCTGGTATTTGGAGTGGTAAGAAACAACCATGTTTTGGTACCGGTTTAGGTGCCGGTATGGTAAATACTGCAGTACCGGCAATACG GGCAAAACTATATGGATGGCCAAACACCTATGTATATACAAAGGCATTGGGGGAAATGCTTTTAGAACAATTTCATCAGAATCTGCCCTTGGCTATCGTACGTCCCACCATGGTAACCAGTACTTACAAAGAACCATTTTCAGGTTGGATTGAAGGTGCAAG AACCATAGATGGTGTAATTACTGCCTTCGGTAAAGGGAGATTGAAAAGCTTTCTTGGCCATCCTAATTCAATCTTAGATGTT ATACCAGCAGACATGGTGGTAAATTCTATTATTATGGCCATGGTGACTCATGCAAATAAGTCTTCTCAGATCATCTTCCATGTGGGTTCTTCATTGAGAAATCCGATGAAACTCCCTAGTCTTTCAGATTTAATCTCTCTGTATTTCACTCAAAATCCATGGATTGATAGAAATGGAAAGTCAATCAAAGTCAGCAAGTTGATAGTCTTTAGCAATATTGCTACGTTTCAAGCATACATGGCTATTCGATATAAACTGCCGTTGAAG GTGTTGTGGTTAGCAAATCTGATGCTTTGCCAGTATTATCGGGAAATACGTATTAATCTTAACCGGAAGGTCAGAGTAGTGATGCGAATGGTTGACCTCTACAAACCATATGCATTTTTTACAGGCAG CTTTGATGACTCTAACACAGAAAATCTAAGAGTGGCGATAAGAGAGAGTGATGTCGATGTAAATTTGTTTTACTTTGACCCAAGGTGCATTGACTGGGAAGACTACATTATGAACACTCATATTCCTGGCCTGACAAAGTACTCAATGAAACCATAA
- the LOC115962458 gene encoding probable fatty acyl-CoA reductase 4 isoform X6, whose translation MELEGILQFFENKTILVTGTTGFLAKVFVEKILRVQPNVKRFSLLVRASNNQAATQRFREEVIKKDIFRILRNNLGANLESFIFERVTPISGDISYENFGIKDSILIEEMWKDIDIVLNSAATTNFDERYDVALGINTYGALHVLNFAKKCIKLKVLLHVSTPYVSSEKGGNILESPLRMEDTPKGTSRLVINAEKEVVEEYLGRLRVQGATNEEITSTMKDLGIKRAKLYGWPNTYVYTKALGEMLLEQFHQNLPLAIVRPTMVTSTYKEPFSGWIEGARTIDGVITAFGKGRLKSFLGHPNSILDVVS comes from the exons ATGGAATTGGAAGGTATACTCCAATTTTTTGAGAACAAGACTATTTTAGTCACTGGAACCACAGGCTTTCTAGCcaaag TGTTTGTGGAGAAAATACTAAGGGTTCAACCAAATGTGAAAAGGTTCTCTCTTCTTGTGAGAGCTTCCAATAATCAGGCTGCTACACAACGCTTTCGTGAAGAG GTGATTAAAAAGGACATATTTAGGATTCTAAGAAATAATTTGGGTGCAAATCTAGAATCCTTTATATTTGAAAGGGTTACTCCTATCTCTGGTGACATTAGTTATGAGAATTTTGGAATCAAAGATTCTATATTAATAGAAGAGATGTGGAAAGATATAGACATCGTCTTAAATTCTGCTGCTACAACAAACTTTGATGAAAG ATATGATGTTGCATTGGGCATCAACACATATGGAGCCTTGCATGTTTTAAACTTTGCAAAGAAATGTATTAAATTGAAGGTGCTTCTCCATGTATCAACCC CTTATGTGTCTAGCGAAAAGGGGGGCAACATACTTGAAAGCCCATTACGCATGGAAGACACGCCAAAGGGAACCTCAAGATTAGTTATCAATGCCGAAAAAGAAGTTGTGGAGGAATACCTAGGTAGATTACGAGTGCAAGGTGCCACGAATGAAGAGATCACATCCACCATGAAGGATTTGGGCATTAAAAG GGCAAAACTATATGGATGGCCAAACACCTATGTATATACAAAGGCATTGGGGGAAATGCTTTTAGAACAATTTCATCAGAATCTGCCCTTGGCTATCGTACGTCCCACCATGGTAACCAGTACTTACAAAGAACCATTTTCAGGTTGGATTGAAGGTGCAAG AACCATAGATGGTGTAATTACTGCCTTCGGTAAAGGGAGATTGAAAAGCTTTCTTGGCCATCCTAATTCAATCTTAGATGTTGTGAGTTAA
- the LOC115962458 gene encoding probable fatty acyl-CoA reductase 4 isoform X3 translates to MELEGILQFFENKTILVTGTTGFLAKVFVEKILRVQPNVKRFSLLVRASNNQAATQRFREEVIKKDIFRILRNNLGANLESFIFERVTPISGDISYENFGIKDSILIEEMWKDIDIVLNSAATTNFDERAKLYGWPNTYVYTKALGEMLLEQFHQNLPLAIVRPTMVTSTYKEPFSGWIEGARTIDGVITAFGKGRLKSFLGHPNSILDVIPADMVVNSIIMAMVTHANKSSQIIFHVGSSLRNPMKLPSLSDLISLYFTQNPWIDRNGKSIKVSKLIVFSNIATFQAYMAIRYKLPLKVLWLANLMLCQYYREIRINLNRKVRVVMRMVDLYKPYAFFTALMTLTQKI, encoded by the exons ATGGAATTGGAAGGTATACTCCAATTTTTTGAGAACAAGACTATTTTAGTCACTGGAACCACAGGCTTTCTAGCcaaag TGTTTGTGGAGAAAATACTAAGGGTTCAACCAAATGTGAAAAGGTTCTCTCTTCTTGTGAGAGCTTCCAATAATCAGGCTGCTACACAACGCTTTCGTGAAGAG GTGATTAAAAAGGACATATTTAGGATTCTAAGAAATAATTTGGGTGCAAATCTAGAATCCTTTATATTTGAAAGGGTTACTCCTATCTCTGGTGACATTAGTTATGAGAATTTTGGAATCAAAGATTCTATATTAATAGAAGAGATGTGGAAAGATATAGACATCGTCTTAAATTCTGCTGCTACAACAAACTTTGATGAAAG GGCAAAACTATATGGATGGCCAAACACCTATGTATATACAAAGGCATTGGGGGAAATGCTTTTAGAACAATTTCATCAGAATCTGCCCTTGGCTATCGTACGTCCCACCATGGTAACCAGTACTTACAAAGAACCATTTTCAGGTTGGATTGAAGGTGCAAG AACCATAGATGGTGTAATTACTGCCTTCGGTAAAGGGAGATTGAAAAGCTTTCTTGGCCATCCTAATTCAATCTTAGATGTT ATACCAGCAGACATGGTGGTAAATTCTATTATTATGGCCATGGTGACTCATGCAAATAAGTCTTCTCAGATCATCTTCCATGTGGGTTCTTCATTGAGAAATCCGATGAAACTCCCTAGTCTTTCAGATTTAATCTCTCTGTATTTCACTCAAAATCCATGGATTGATAGAAATGGAAAGTCAATCAAAGTCAGCAAGTTGATAGTCTTTAGCAATATTGCTACGTTTCAAGCATACATGGCTATTCGATATAAACTGCCGTTGAAG GTGTTGTGGTTAGCAAATCTGATGCTTTGCCAGTATTATCGGGAAATACGTATTAATCTTAACCGGAAGGTCAGAGTAGTGATGCGAATGGTTGACCTCTACAAACCATATGCATTTTTTACAG CTTTGATGACTCTAACACAGAAAATCTAA
- the LOC115962458 gene encoding probable fatty acyl-CoA reductase 4 isoform X2 encodes MELEVFVEKILRVQPNVKRFSLLVRASNNQAATQRFREEVIKKDIFRILRNNLGANLESFIFERVTPISGDISYENFGIKDSILIEEMWKDIDIVLNSAATTNFDERAKLYGWPNTYVYTKALGEMLLEQFHQNLPLAIVRPTMVTSTYKEPFSGWIEGARTIDGVITAFGKGRLKSFLGHPNSILDVIPADMVVNSIIMAMVTHANKSSQIIFHVGSSLRNPMKLPSLSDLISLYFTQNPWIDRNGKSIKVSKLIVFSNIATFQAYMAIRYKLPLKVLWLANLMLCQYYREIRINLNRKVRVVMRMVDLYKPYAFFTGSFDDSNTENLRVAIRESDVDVNLFYFDPRCIDWEDYIMNTHIPGLTKYSMKP; translated from the exons ATGGAATTGGAAG TGTTTGTGGAGAAAATACTAAGGGTTCAACCAAATGTGAAAAGGTTCTCTCTTCTTGTGAGAGCTTCCAATAATCAGGCTGCTACACAACGCTTTCGTGAAGAG GTGATTAAAAAGGACATATTTAGGATTCTAAGAAATAATTTGGGTGCAAATCTAGAATCCTTTATATTTGAAAGGGTTACTCCTATCTCTGGTGACATTAGTTATGAGAATTTTGGAATCAAAGATTCTATATTAATAGAAGAGATGTGGAAAGATATAGACATCGTCTTAAATTCTGCTGCTACAACAAACTTTGATGAAAG GGCAAAACTATATGGATGGCCAAACACCTATGTATATACAAAGGCATTGGGGGAAATGCTTTTAGAACAATTTCATCAGAATCTGCCCTTGGCTATCGTACGTCCCACCATGGTAACCAGTACTTACAAAGAACCATTTTCAGGTTGGATTGAAGGTGCAAG AACCATAGATGGTGTAATTACTGCCTTCGGTAAAGGGAGATTGAAAAGCTTTCTTGGCCATCCTAATTCAATCTTAGATGTT ATACCAGCAGACATGGTGGTAAATTCTATTATTATGGCCATGGTGACTCATGCAAATAAGTCTTCTCAGATCATCTTCCATGTGGGTTCTTCATTGAGAAATCCGATGAAACTCCCTAGTCTTTCAGATTTAATCTCTCTGTATTTCACTCAAAATCCATGGATTGATAGAAATGGAAAGTCAATCAAAGTCAGCAAGTTGATAGTCTTTAGCAATATTGCTACGTTTCAAGCATACATGGCTATTCGATATAAACTGCCGTTGAAG GTGTTGTGGTTAGCAAATCTGATGCTTTGCCAGTATTATCGGGAAATACGTATTAATCTTAACCGGAAGGTCAGAGTAGTGATGCGAATGGTTGACCTCTACAAACCATATGCATTTTTTACAGGCAG CTTTGATGACTCTAACACAGAAAATCTAAGAGTGGCGATAAGAGAGAGTGATGTCGATGTAAATTTGTTTTACTTTGACCCAAGGTGCATTGACTGGGAAGACTACATTATGAACACTCATATTCCTGGCCTGACAAAGTACTCAATGAAACCATAA